From the genome of Cytobacillus firmus, one region includes:
- a CDS encoding MFS transporter codes for MNKETMRFWILISIVAISGFSQGMLLPLIAIIFENDGISSSLNGLNATGLYIGILLISPFMEYPLRKYGYKPVIILGGLLVVVSLMLFPLWKSFWFWFILRLLIGIGDHALHFGTQTWITSFSPENRRGRNISLYGLFFGVGFAVGPLMAPLVKINETMPFVISSILCLIAWLFLFSLKNDFPEQSIEINSFRETMKRFSKATKYGWVAFLPAMGYGFLEASLNGSFPIYGLRIGLEVSSVSLLLTSFAIGGILFQLPLGIMSDKFGRRQVLMSVLFIGFISFVAASLLEEIVLALTICLFIAGMAVGSTFSLGITYMADLMPKNLLPTGNLLCGVAFSIGSLIGPYFGGLFIELFETISFFNIISVMLLIIFGAVTLFGNKQQVLEKSQSF; via the coding sequence ATGAATAAAGAAACAATGCGTTTTTGGATTCTAATCAGCATTGTGGCCATTTCAGGCTTCAGCCAGGGAATGCTGCTGCCGTTAATTGCTATTATTTTCGAAAATGACGGCATCTCCTCCAGCTTGAATGGTTTAAATGCAACAGGTTTATATATTGGTATCCTTCTCATTTCACCTTTTATGGAATACCCATTGCGAAAATACGGCTACAAGCCGGTCATTATCCTTGGAGGATTATTAGTGGTTGTATCTCTCATGCTTTTTCCGCTGTGGAAATCGTTTTGGTTCTGGTTCATACTGCGGCTTCTTATCGGCATCGGCGACCATGCCCTGCATTTTGGAACGCAGACATGGATCACATCCTTTTCCCCGGAAAACAGACGCGGACGGAATATCTCCCTGTACGGACTTTTCTTCGGAGTTGGATTTGCAGTAGGTCCATTAATGGCACCGCTTGTCAAAATCAATGAAACCATGCCGTTTGTCATTTCTTCTATTCTATGTCTGATTGCCTGGCTGTTTTTATTCTCATTGAAAAATGATTTCCCTGAACAGTCCATAGAAATTAATTCATTCAGAGAAACAATGAAGCGTTTTTCAAAAGCCACAAAATATGGCTGGGTTGCCTTCCTGCCGGCAATGGGATACGGGTTTCTTGAAGCTTCATTGAACGGAAGCTTTCCCATCTATGGCCTGCGCATCGGGCTCGAAGTTTCAAGTGTTTCCCTGCTGCTGACTTCATTTGCGATCGGGGGCATCCTATTCCAGCTTCCTTTAGGCATCATGAGTGATAAATTTGGAAGACGCCAGGTTTTAATGAGTGTTCTTTTTATCGGGTTTATCAGCTTTGTCGCTGCAAGCCTGCTTGAGGAAATCGTGCTTGCACTGACCATTTGCCTATTCATAGCAGGCATGGCCGTCGGATCAACCTTTTCACTCGGCATTACGTATATGGCAGACTTAATGCCAAAGAACCTGCTTCCAACAGGCAACCTGCTTTGCGGCGTAGCCTTCAGCATCGGAAGCCTGATTGGCCCCTACTTCGGCGGCCTTTTCATTGAATTATTCGAGACGATCAGCTTTTTCAATATTATCAGTGTGATGCTGCTGATAATCTTTGGTGCCGTCACATTGTTTGGAAATAAACAGCAAGTATTGGAGAAAAGCCAGTCTTTCTAA